TATGTGTGGTCCATCCCAATTTCTGCTCGGAATCTTTAATCGCTTTTCGAATTCCTGAATTAGCGGATACACCACCACCTATGGCAATTCTTTTAATTCCAGTTTCTTTAACCGCTTTTTTAAGCTTTTCCATTAGAATGGTCACAATGGTGTACTGTATAGAAGCACAGATGTCCTCCATATTCTCTTCAATAAAGTTAGGCTTTTCCGACATGTTTTTCTGTATAAAGTAGAGAATACTGGTTTTAAGGCCGCTAAAACTGAAATTTAGCCCTTTTACTTTTGGTATTGGAAATGGGAAGCGTAAGGGGTCTCCATTGGAGGCATGTTTGTCCACTAAAGGACCTCCCGGATAAGGTAATCCCAATAATTTGGCGCTTTTGTCAAAAGCTTCGCCTACTGCATCATCCAAGGTCTGACCAAGGATTTGCATGTCAAAAAAATCATTCACTCTTACGATTTGCGTATGCCCTCCGCTTATGGTCAATGCTAAAAAAGGAAAGTTAGGAGTGGTCATGCTTTCATCCTTTATAAAATGGGCTAGAATATGCGCTTGCATATGGTTCACTTCTATTAGAGGAATACTTAGGCCTAATGCTAAAGACTTGGCAAAAGAGGTGCCCACGAGCAGGGAGCCCATAAGTCCAGGTCCACGGGTAAATGCTATGGCGGATAACTGTTTTTTATCGATATTTGCTTTAGCCAATGCTTGACTAACTACAGGAACTATGTTTTGTTGATGTGCGCGGGATGCCAACTCAGGAACAACGCCGCCATATTCCTCGTGGATTTTTTGATTGGCCACCACATTACTTAGCACAGTATCATTACGTAAAACGGCCGCAGAGGTGTCGTCGCAAGAAGATTCAATAGCAAGGATAAAAATAGTTTCGTTGTCCAACAGGTTTGGAATAAAAATTGGAATACAAAGGTAAAACATAAAGCCCTATCAAAAAATTAAGAAAAATACTGATTCGGACCATCTTGGTCCTTCTGTTGACATGTATTTTGGGCACTATAATACTTTCGTTACCGGTTGTACAAACGCTTTTGGCTACATATGCGACCAAAACCATCAACAAGGAGTTTGGTACCAACATCAATATAGAAAAGTTAAGGGTGTCATTAATCTCATGGGACACCGCTTTAAAAGGTATTCATATAATAGATTATCAAAAGGACACACTCTTCCATGTTAATGAACTCAATACATCCATCCTAAGCGTAAAGAACTTAATAAACGGGAAGCTTGAATTCGGTGATATAGAGATTGAGCAGCTAGATTTTAAACTAAAGATTTATTACGGCGAAAGAACCACCAATCTGGAAGTGTTCATTGATAAATTGGATGATGGTAAGCCCAGGGCACCCGGTACGCCCCCATTTTTCTTTTCTTCTTCTTTTGTTGATATACAAAATAGTAGATTCCAATATATTGATGCTAATCTTGAAAACCCGGAAATACTCAGTTTTACCGATTTAAATATTCAGGCGGATAATTTTCAAATCTTGGGACCCGAAGTTTCCGCGGATATCGGTAATATGTCCTTCGTAAGTCAAAGAGGAATTCGGGTAGAAAATTTAGCCACTAATTTTAAGTACACGAAGCAACAAATGCGTTTCGATTCTCTCAAAATTAAAACGCCCCTTTCCAATTTGGACGGTAACCTCGTGTTTAATTATAACAGGGAGGATTTCAAGGACTTCTTGAACAAGGTCAACGTCGTGGCTGACTTTCAGGAATCAACCGTTTCCTTTGACGAAATTAACCTAGTCTATAACGAATTCGGTAAGGGAAAATTAGCCACTTTTTCTTCCAGTATAAACGGGGTTTTGAACGATTTAAATGTTAATGAATTATTCCTTTTTTCAGACAATACTGGGATTAGGGGGGATTTCAATTTTAAAAATCTCTTCAACAAACAAAGGCCTTTCATTTTGGACGCCCAAATGAAAAATGTGACCAGTAGTTACTACCAATTAAATGCTTTGCTGCCTAACTTAATAGGAAATTCTCTGCCTTCCGCCTTTAGTAAATTGGGTCAATTCACCATCCGGGGAAATGCCTTGATAACTCAATCTTCTGTTGAGGCAAAAGTAAACCTGAACACGGCCATAGGAAGTAGTTATTCGGACATTGTTCTCAGTAATATTAATAATATCGACAATGCTACCTATAAAGGCTTCATTTCATTGATAGATTTTGATTTAGGTGATTTCGTTGAAAGCAAAAGCCTTGGAAAAACTACCTTGGATTTTAATGTGGAGGGACAAGGGTTTGTAAAGGAAAAGTTGAATACGGAGGTCATTGGACAGGTATATACTATTGAGTTCAATCGATACAACTACAGGGATTTAAAGGTTTCCGGTATTTTGAAGGAACAATTGTTTGATGGGTCCTTACAAAGTAATGATGAGAACATTAAGTTCGATTTTAAGGGATTGGCAGATTTTGGTGAATCACGTAATAACTTCAATTTTAAAGCTTCGGTTGACTATGCAGATTTTAAGAAATTGAATTTCATAAACGACAGCGTTTCCATTTTCAAAGGCAACGTGAGCATGGATATCAATGGGACCACATTGGATAATATTGTGGGTGATATAAAGTTTGAGCAGACTAATTATCAAAATGTAAATGACACCTATTATTTTGATGATTTTGAGGTAACCTCTTCTTTTGAAAATGATTCTGTAAGGACCATACGAATTAACTCACCGGATATTATTACAGGTTACATGAAAGGCAACTTCAGGGTAAAAGAACTGGGAAAACTGGTTCAAAATTCACTTGGTAGTATTTACACGAATTATAGGCCGTTCGAAATTTCCAGTGGTCAAAACCTTGCTTTTAACTTCAAGATATATAACAAGATAGTGGATGTCTTTTTTCCTGATGTAAGGTTTGACCCCAATACATTCATTAAAGGAAATATTGTGGCGGACGAGGGTGATTTCAAATTAAATTTTGAATCACCGAGTATAGAGGCTTTTGGGAACGCCGCGGATAACATTGAAGTAAAAATTGATAATAAGAACCCGCTGTTCAATACGTATGTTTCAGTGGGAGATTTGAATACTCCGTATTATAATCTTAAAGATTTCAGCTTAATAAACACAACGCTTAAAGACACCTTGTTTTTTAGATCGGAATTTAAGGGAGGCAGCGAATTCAATGATAGCTATAATCTCAACTTTTATCACACTTTTAATAAAGAAAATAAGTCGGTAATTGGCCTTAAAACCTCGGACGTCACTTTTAAAGGGAATAAGTGGATATTAAACAAAGAAGGTGATACCCAAAACAAAGTCATCATCAATAGATCTTTAGACAGTATTTCCATTCAGGAAATTGTGATGAATAACGATGAAAAAGAGCAAATTCGTCTTAGGGGACAGTTAGCGGATTCTACCTACAAAGACTTGGAGTTACAGTTTAAGATTGTTTCCTTGAATAAGATTACCCCTGTGATTGACAGTCTTAAACTACAGGGAGAAGTTAACGGTACCCTGAATGTATTGCAAAAAGACGGTATTTATCTTCCTTCCTCAAATCTAAACATTTCTGATTTTGGTATTAATGATATTGGTCTTGGAGATTTAGCCATAAGTATCGCAGGAAATAGGGACTTAACAGAATTTCAGGTAAACTCCCAATTAACGGATAACGGAATCGAAAAGTTTGGGGTAGCTGGGAATATAGAAAATAGGGGAGATATGCCCACGGCAAACCTTCTGGCAAATTTCAATAATTTTAATTTAGAACCGTTCAGTCCGCTGGGAGAAGGGGTCATAGACCATATTCGAGGTGATATAGACGGGAGTGTGAATATAACAGGGCCAGTGGACAACCCTAATTTTGACGGTCTCCTAACGCTGGACAATGCAGGAATTGCCATACCGTATTTAAATGTAGATTATGGTTTTGCTCCGCGGTCGCGGGTAAGGTTAACCAATCAGACTTTTGATTTTGAGAATATAGCCCTGACAGATGTAGACAAGAATACCAAGGCCAATATAGATGGAACCATTTCGCACCGTTATTTTAAGGATTGGGTGCTCAATCTGAATGTAAATACCAATAACAATCGCTTTTTAATTTTGAACACTGAATTTAAAGAAGGTGATCTGTATTACGGCACTGGTTTTTTGAATGGAACCGGACGTATTTATGGGCCTACCACGGCATTAAATATTACGGTAGACGGTAGTACGGCACGAGGCACTTCATTGAAAATTCCTTTGAGTGATGTTGCCAGTGTAGGGGATTACTCGTTCATAAATTTTGTCGAGAAGAATAATCTTAAAACCATAGAGGAGCAAAGGCAATTAAAAGATTATCAAGGCCTTGAGCTGGAATTTAACTTAGATGTAACTCCTGATGCCGAAGTTGAAATTGTCACCGACACCAGAACTGGAAGTTCCCTAAAAGGCACTGGCGAAGGTATTTTATTGATACAGATAAATACCAACGGTAAGTTCGAAATGTACGGTGATTTTGTTGTGGTGACCGGAGAATTTAACTATAAATTCGGGGGTTTTATTGATAAAAAATTCACGGTGAAACCTGGGGGTACCATAAATTGGGACCAGAAGCCTTTGGAAGCGGATTTGAATATGGAAGCCATTTATTCTTTAAATGCTAATCCTGCTCCACTGCTAGATGATCAGGGTTTTACCAGAAGAATACCGACCAACGTAGTTATTAAACTAACAGATGAGCTGCAAAGCCCGAATATTGAGTTCGGTATTGAATTTCCAGGCACAAATTCTATTGTTCAATCGGAGCTGGAGTATAAACTTCAAGACCCAACTGTTGAGGAGAAAAACGCTATTTTTCTCTTGGCCCAGGGAACTTTCGTGAATGATCAGAATGGCATCAACCAACAGGCCATTACCGGTAATTTAGTTCAGAGCGCCTCTGGAATCTTGAATTCCATTCTCAGCGGAGGTAATGATAAGTTGAATTTTGGTCTTTCCTATGAACAAGGAGCGCTCAATACTGATATTGAAACCGATGACCGTATAGGGGTTACCGTCTCTACGCAAATCAGTGACCGGGTCCTTTTCAATGGTAAAGTCGGGGTTCCTGTAGGCGGTGCAAGCGAAACTTTGGTCGCCGGTGATTTTGAGATACAGGTAATTTTGAACGAGGAAGGTACGTTAAGCGCCAAATTTTTTAGTAGACAAAGCGAAATACAGGCATTTCTGCCCGATCAACAAGGCTCTACGCAAGGCGCTGGACTTTCTTACCAAGTAGACTTCAACAGTTTTAAAGAGCTATTCAAAAAAATCTTTAATAAGGATAAACCGGACACGCCGTTGGTACCGGTAGAACAGGAGCGACCTTCTGTAATGGGAAAAGATAGTCTATTGCAATTTTATTCCAAACCTAAACCCATTCAAAAACTATATAGGTAGGCCTATCTTTAATTACCAATTCATATTTTAATGTCGACGTTGTGCTAATTTGTAACAGCGCAAACGATTTAGAAGGTTTTAGTGCGATTTACAACGACCTTCCATTTCTTTATTGATAGAACTTTTAGTATTTTCGTTGGCTTAAATTTTTTCATGTCAACAAAAATCAAAAAAATAGCGGTGCTAACCTCTGGGGGCGATTCTCCCGGCATGAATGCCGCCATACGTTCCGTTGTTAGGACCTGTGCCTATATGAAGGTTGACTGTATAGCCATTTACAGGGGATATCAAGGCATGATCGAAGGCGATTTTAAGCCTATGGATGCCCGTAGTGTAAATAATATCATTAACAAAGGAGGCACCATACTTAAATCAGCTAGATGCGAGGATTTTAGAACTCCAGAAGGTAGAAAATTAGCTTACGAAAAATTAGTTGAAGAGGGCATTGATGCTTTTGTGGTTATTGGAGGTGACGGTAGTTTTACGGGGGCAATGATTTTTAATAAAGAATATGGTTTTCCTGTAATCGGCATTCCAGGAACGATTGATAACGATATTTTTGGGACCACCTTTACGTTAGGCTTCGATACCGCCTGTAACACCGTTGTGGACGCCATAGATAAAATTAGGGATACCGCCAGTTCTCATAATCGACTTTTCTTTGTCGAAGTCATGGGGCGCGATGTGGGCCATATCGCTTTAAATACAGGCGTAGGGGCAGGTGCGGAGGAAATTTTGATTCCCGAGGAAAACCTAGGTTTAGACCGTTTACTGGAATCCCTAAAAAGAAGTAAGCAATCTGGTAAATCGTCTAGTATTGTAATCGTAGCTGAAGGTGATAAGTCCGGTAAGAATGTTTTTGAGCTAAAAGAATACGTAGAAGAGCATTTGCCCATATATGACGTACGTGTTTCGGTCTTGGGCCACATGCAGCGCGGAGGTCCTCCGTCCTGTTATGACCGAGTGTTGGCGAGTAGGATGGGAGTGAAGGCCGTAGAAGCGCTACTGGAAGGCAAGACCAGTTTGATGGTAGGAGTTCAGGATAATAAACTTATTCTAACCCCCATAAATAAAGCTATAAAGGGTCATACAAAAATAGATAAGGAACTCATTAGGGTTTCTGAAATAATGACAACATAATTTTAATATATAAAAAGAGAACAATGTCAAATTTAAAAATAGGGATTAACGGATTCGGTAGAATAGGTAGATTAGTTTTCAGAACAACGGTCAAACGTGGGGATGTGGACGTAGTTGCCATAAACGATTTGTTGGATGTAGAACATCTGGCGTATTTGTTAAAATATGATTCGGTTCATGGCGCTTTTGACGGAACTGTTGAGGTTAAGGACGGTCATTTGGTCGTTAACGGAAAAACGGTAAGGATTACTGCAGAAAGAGATCCAAAGAATATTAAATGGGACGCTGTTGGTGCCGACACGGTTGCGGAATGTACCGGTATTTTTACAACATTGGAAACGGCACAATACCATATTGATGGTGGCGCTAAGAAAGTAGTCATTTCAGCACCTTCCAAGGATGCTCCTATGTTTGTAATGGGCGTTAACCATAAAGAGGTCAAAGCATCTGATAAAATTGTATCCAATGCCTCTTGTACAACGAACTGTTTGGCTCCAATGGCCAAGGTACTGAACGATGCCTTTGGTATTGAAGAGGCTTTAATGACAACGGTGCATGCGACTACGGCAACACAGATGACTGTGGATGGCCCTTCTAAGAAGGATTGGAGAGGTGGAAGAAGTGCTATGTTGAACATCATTCCAGCTTCTACCGGAGCGGCTGTAGCCGTAACCAAGGTAATTCCTGCTCTAAAAGGAAAACTTACCGGGATGGCATTTAGGGTTCCAACGGCAGATGTATCCGTTGTGGATTTAACGGTAAGGTTGGAAAAGGAAACTTCTTACGAAGAAATCAAAAAGGTTTTTAAGAGTGCGTCTGAAGGAGAATTAAAAGGAGTACTAGGTTACACGGAGGAAGCCGTGGTTTCTCAGGACTTCATCGGCGAATCTCACACAAGTGTTTTTGATGCAGGTGCCGGAATAGAGTTGAACTCTAAATTTTTCAAGTTGATTTGCTGGTATGACAACGAAGCCGGTTTTTCAAATAAAATGGTTGAATTGATACAACACGTTAACACGCTTTAATCACATATAAGTTTTGCAAGGAATTTCCTGAAAATAAGGTATTTTTTACCTATTTTCAGGATTCTTTTTTTAAATGGATAGGATATGATTCTAATAGTTGATAGTGGTGCAACAAAGTCTGATTGGATTGCATTGGATGAAAAAGGTAATCAGCTTTTTTTGACACAGACCTTGGGATTAAGTCCAGAGGTATTGACAAAGGATGTTATTGAAGATCGTTTGGCCAATAACTTTGAACTTTCCAAAAACAGGGAAAAGGTCTCTAGGCTTTATTTTTATGGTGCAGGTTGCGGTACGGATAGAATGAAAAAATTCCTAAAGGATATATTTACGGATTTCTTTCCAAATGCAAAGGCAGAGGTTAAAGAAGATACGTACGCGGCAATCTTCGCTACTACAAAAATCGGTCATCAAGGAATTGTTTGCATTTTGGGAACGGGGTCTAACTGTAGTTATTACGATGGTCATCAACTATTTCAAAAGGTAACGTCCTTGGGCTATATTCCCATGGACGATGGCAGTGGAAATTTCTTCGGTCGTAAATTAATAAGGGATTATTATTTTCATAAAATGCCTCAGGATTTAGGTATCCAATTTGCCAAGAAGTATAACCTCGATGCGGATGTCATCAAGGAAAATCTATATAAACAGCCCAACCCGAATACCTACTTGGCCACTTTTGCTAGATTTCTGATCGAGAATAAAGACCACCCCTATTCAAAAGGAGTTATAGATAAAGGTTTTCAGCAATTTATTAATAACTATGTGATGCAGTTTGAGCTGGCGACTAAAGTACCTATTAACTTCGTAGGTAGTATTGCCCATTATTTGCGTGATGAACTTACTGCGGTTTTGGAAAGGAATGATTTAATCGTTGGTGTTATTCGGCAAAGACCCATAGAAGGGTTGGTCGAATTTCACCGGGAGAATATGTAGTTTTTATTTAACCGCTATCATGGATATCTCCACGTTCACGAACTTGGGAAGGTTGGCAACTTCTACCGTTTCCCTTGCGGGTGCGGTATCGGCATCAAAGTAAGAACCGTAAACTTCATTTACGTTTGCAAATTGGTTCATATCGCTAAGGAAAATAGTGGACTTAACCACATTTTCAAAAGTCATCCCAGCTTCAATAAGTATCGCTTTTAAGTTTTCCATCGATTGTTCGGTCTCTTTTTTTATATCCCCTGTTATCAATTTATTAGTTTGAGGATTTAAAGGTATTTGACCGGAAATATATAATGTATCTCTGGCTAGTACGGCTTGATTATAAGGGCCAATTGGAGCAGGTGCATTTGTAGTATTTATGATTTTCTTCATGATATTTTTATTATTAATTACGTACAGGCTGACTTCGATTTTCCCACTTTAAATCTTTTAAAATCGATGATTTAATTCCAATAAAGAAATACCAGCGTTTATATTGCCCGAAAGGGGTCCAATTAAAGCGCATTACGAAACTTTTAAGATCACGCTCAAATCTTAGCTGGGTAAGTGTAAATCCCTTGTTCTTGAAATCATATCCGGAAGAACCTCCAACTTTCCAACGCGGGGATAGCGTGATATCTCCTGAAAACATCAGGGAGTGACTGCTAAACTCATTTTGCCGTGCTGCATTTGTATAACTAGCAGAATATGCCAGTCTAAAATCCCAAGGTATTGTAGTACCATATAAGGGATTTTCCACATCTTCATCCTCATCGTTCCTTTCACGAATAGGGTTATCCGCAAAATTATCTGCGCGACCAAAGAGATCATCGGTTCGTCCACCACTCTGGGCTACGTAATCAAACTCATCAATTTCTTCTTCCTCTTTATCGCCCCTTTTTTTACCAAAAGTTTCGTTATTGATGGAATAACTAACATTTACATTGGCACGGGTAAGCCGCAAAAGGCTACCTCCGTTATCAATATTGAACGTATTAATCCTGCGACCATTATTGTCTATTGCGTAGGGATCCAGACCGGCTGCAAAGTTTATAGCCATTTTATTGTTCAAAATGTTGGTGCCTCCATTAAGGCTCAAAGGACTTAAGCGCAAGGAGTCTGA
This sequence is a window from Maribacter aestuarii. Protein-coding genes within it:
- the tsaD gene encoding tRNA (adenosine(37)-N6)-threonylcarbamoyltransferase complex transferase subunit TsaD — its product is MFYLCIPIFIPNLLDNETIFILAIESSCDDTSAAVLRNDTVLSNVVANQKIHEEYGGVVPELASRAHQQNIVPVVSQALAKANIDKKQLSAIAFTRGPGLMGSLLVGTSFAKSLALGLSIPLIEVNHMQAHILAHFIKDESMTTPNFPFLALTISGGHTQIVRVNDFFDMQILGQTLDDAVGEAFDKSAKLLGLPYPGGPLVDKHASNGDPLRFPFPIPKVKGLNFSFSGLKTSILYFIQKNMSEKPNFIEENMEDICASIQYTIVTILMEKLKKAVKETGIKRIAIGGGVSANSGIRKAIKDSEQKLGWTTHIPKFEYCTDNAAMIGIVGFYKFKNKDFSEQTITAQARYVI
- the pfkA gene encoding 6-phosphofructokinase; translation: MSTKIKKIAVLTSGGDSPGMNAAIRSVVRTCAYMKVDCIAIYRGYQGMIEGDFKPMDARSVNNIINKGGTILKSARCEDFRTPEGRKLAYEKLVEEGIDAFVVIGGDGSFTGAMIFNKEYGFPVIGIPGTIDNDIFGTTFTLGFDTACNTVVDAIDKIRDTASSHNRLFFVEVMGRDVGHIALNTGVGAGAEEILIPEENLGLDRLLESLKRSKQSGKSSSIVIVAEGDKSGKNVFELKEYVEEHLPIYDVRVSVLGHMQRGGPPSCYDRVLASRMGVKAVEALLEGKTSLMVGVQDNKLILTPINKAIKGHTKIDKELIRVSEIMTT
- a CDS encoding N-acetylglucosamine kinase — protein: MILIVDSGATKSDWIALDEKGNQLFLTQTLGLSPEVLTKDVIEDRLANNFELSKNREKVSRLYFYGAGCGTDRMKKFLKDIFTDFFPNAKAEVKEDTYAAIFATTKIGHQGIVCILGTGSNCSYYDGHQLFQKVTSLGYIPMDDGSGNFFGRKLIRDYYFHKMPQDLGIQFAKKYNLDADVIKENLYKQPNPNTYLATFARFLIENKDHPYSKGVIDKGFQQFINNYVMQFELATKVPINFVGSIAHYLRDELTAVLERNDLIVGVIRQRPIEGLVEFHRENM
- the gap gene encoding type I glyceraldehyde-3-phosphate dehydrogenase — translated: MSNLKIGINGFGRIGRLVFRTTVKRGDVDVVAINDLLDVEHLAYLLKYDSVHGAFDGTVEVKDGHLVVNGKTVRITAERDPKNIKWDAVGADTVAECTGIFTTLETAQYHIDGGAKKVVISAPSKDAPMFVMGVNHKEVKASDKIVSNASCTTNCLAPMAKVLNDAFGIEEALMTTVHATTATQMTVDGPSKKDWRGGRSAMLNIIPASTGAAVAVTKVIPALKGKLTGMAFRVPTADVSVVDLTVRLEKETSYEEIKKVFKSASEGELKGVLGYTEEAVVSQDFIGESHTSVFDAGAGIELNSKFFKLICWYDNEAGFSNKMVELIQHVNTL
- a CDS encoding RidA family protein translates to MKKIINTTNAPAPIGPYNQAVLARDTLYISGQIPLNPQTNKLITGDIKKETEQSMENLKAILIEAGMTFENVVKSTIFLSDMNQFANVNEVYGSYFDADTAPARETVEVANLPKFVNVEISMIAVK
- a CDS encoding translocation/assembly module TamB domain-containing protein, which translates into the protein MGTIILSLPVVQTLLATYATKTINKEFGTNINIEKLRVSLISWDTALKGIHIIDYQKDTLFHVNELNTSILSVKNLINGKLEFGDIEIEQLDFKLKIYYGERTTNLEVFIDKLDDGKPRAPGTPPFFFSSSFVDIQNSRFQYIDANLENPEILSFTDLNIQADNFQILGPEVSADIGNMSFVSQRGIRVENLATNFKYTKQQMRFDSLKIKTPLSNLDGNLVFNYNREDFKDFLNKVNVVADFQESTVSFDEINLVYNEFGKGKLATFSSSINGVLNDLNVNELFLFSDNTGIRGDFNFKNLFNKQRPFILDAQMKNVTSSYYQLNALLPNLIGNSLPSAFSKLGQFTIRGNALITQSSVEAKVNLNTAIGSSYSDIVLSNINNIDNATYKGFISLIDFDLGDFVESKSLGKTTLDFNVEGQGFVKEKLNTEVIGQVYTIEFNRYNYRDLKVSGILKEQLFDGSLQSNDENIKFDFKGLADFGESRNNFNFKASVDYADFKKLNFINDSVSIFKGNVSMDINGTTLDNIVGDIKFEQTNYQNVNDTYYFDDFEVTSSFENDSVRTIRINSPDIITGYMKGNFRVKELGKLVQNSLGSIYTNYRPFEISSGQNLAFNFKIYNKIVDVFFPDVRFDPNTFIKGNIVADEGDFKLNFESPSIEAFGNAADNIEVKIDNKNPLFNTYVSVGDLNTPYYNLKDFSLINTTLKDTLFFRSEFKGGSEFNDSYNLNFYHTFNKENKSVIGLKTSDVTFKGNKWILNKEGDTQNKVIINRSLDSISIQEIVMNNDEKEQIRLRGQLADSTYKDLELQFKIVSLNKITPVIDSLKLQGEVNGTLNVLQKDGIYLPSSNLNISDFGINDIGLGDLAISIAGNRDLTEFQVNSQLTDNGIEKFGVAGNIENRGDMPTANLLANFNNFNLEPFSPLGEGVIDHIRGDIDGSVNITGPVDNPNFDGLLTLDNAGIAIPYLNVDYGFAPRSRVRLTNQTFDFENIALTDVDKNTKANIDGTISHRYFKDWVLNLNVNTNNNRFLILNTEFKEGDLYYGTGFLNGTGRIYGPTTALNITVDGSTARGTSLKIPLSDVASVGDYSFINFVEKNNLKTIEEQRQLKDYQGLELEFNLDVTPDAEVEIVTDTRTGSSLKGTGEGILLIQINTNGKFEMYGDFVVVTGEFNYKFGGFIDKKFTVKPGGTINWDQKPLEADLNMEAIYSLNANPAPLLDDQGFTRRIPTNVVIKLTDELQSPNIEFGIEFPGTNSIVQSELEYKLQDPTVEEKNAIFLLAQGTFVNDQNGINQQAITGNLVQSASGILNSILSGGNDKLNFGLSYEQGALNTDIETDDRIGVTVSTQISDRVLFNGKVGVPVGGASETLVAGDFEIQVILNEEGTLSAKFFSRQSEIQAFLPDQQGSTQGAGLSYQVDFNSFKELFKKIFNKDKPDTPLVPVEQERPSVMGKDSLLQFYSKPKPIQKLYR